CCAGGTATCGAAACGCATGAGATACCCGAAAACTTGCGTGGTGTTGATCATCAGACCCCAACTCATATCGATCTCGGTGAGACCAAAGAAGGAAAGCACAGCCTCAGAGAAAATGGCGCTGGTGACAACAAACATCATGTAGAGTAGAGCAATGGGCAGCAAGTTCGGCACCATGTGGGTAAAGATGATGTGGAAATCGCCACCACCCGAGATGCGGGCGGCTTCGATATAGGGTTTCACCTTCACGGTAAGCGCCTGAGATTTGATCACAATAGCCGTTCCCCCAAACCCAGATAGGATCCCAATCACAAGCGCCAACTCGAGCATACCAACATGCATCAAGGCGCTCATCACAATTAGAATGGGCAAGAACGGCACCATAATCACCAAATCGACCACACGCATCAAGATTACATCAATCACACCGCCATAATAGGCGGATACTGCTCCAATGGTAGTCGCGATCAAAACCGTTACGAGGGCCGATATCATGCCCAGGGCAAACTCAAAGCGCGTGCTAAACATGAGTTGGCTGAGCACATCGCGCCCCATAGGATCCGTACCCAAAAGATGTTTGGCGGAGGGAGGTGATGGGTGAAAAGGAATTTCGATATCAAACCCATTGACAGGATCGTAAACTTTTCGTTCCCAGGCCGTATTCATCAAAATTGGATGTGCCAAAGCAAATAATCCAAAGAAAATGATCAGACCCAGGCCGAGCAATCCGATTGGGTTTTCGGTAAATGTAGCCCAGTTTGTTTTTACAGACCGCCAAAACAGGCGCAGACGAACCCGCCAGAGTGGGACATAGATTATTTCGGCAGAGGATGAAAGTGTACTCATGATTTATCTCCTAAGTCTCATCCTAGTTATAGCGAATACGCGGATCGAGGAAGGCATAGCCAACATCAGCCACCAGGTGGCTTACCAGCGTCAATAAACCAGTAATGGTGAGCGCCCCCATCGCCAGGGGAATATCCTCAACCTGCGCAGCTGTAAGCAGAGTCAGGCCAAGTCCCGGCCAGGAAAAGACGGTTTCTGTAATAATACCGCCGCTCACCGAACCGCCGATGCTAAAGACCAATCCAGTCCACACAGGTAGCAAGGCGTTGCGTGCGGCATGTTTGTCGCGTACAACTTTTTCAGACAGACCTTTGGCGCGTGCGGTAAGAATATAATCTTCACGCAGGGTTTCCAGCATACTGGTGCGCATCAACAACATCGTACCGCCATAAGCAATCAGGGTGACAGTTAGCACCGGCAGTACCAGGTGCTGTAAAATATCCCAGGCATAAGAATTGAAGCCCACAGCCACGAAGCGCCAATATACAAACAGGCCAATCATGGGGACAATAAAACTGATCCAGCGTCCCAACCTGCGAAGTTGAGTCGACAAGCGAGCGGTAAATACCAACCCAGCCACTAAGACACCCGAAGCAATCAACGCCGACCAGATCATTCGCAAAAAGACATTGTTGGCGTGAAGGCCTTCAGGGGCATCCAACCAGATAATTGGATCAAGGAATTTGCCCGGTGGCAACCAATCCAGATAAACGGCAAAGAGCCAGATCATCATCAGAGCAAACCAGGGCGTGAAGACGGTATACAAAATTACGCCAACCAGGGTTGATGAGTACTCCAGCGCACCGCCACGCTTCCATGCCAGCACTTTTCCTGAGACGTAACCTGCCCAAAACGAAATCACCGATGCAGTCAAAAACAGCACCAGCGTTCGGGGAAGACGTTCGAAAATAATTTCAGTAACGGGGCGAGGGAACTGGGAAAATGATACCCCCATATCGCCGCGATAAAAATTGCCGACATATTTGAAAAAGCGCTCCACGGGGGGGCGGTCTAAACCCAAATCTTGGCGGATACGATCACGTTCCGCCGGAGGAATATCCGGGTTCATCGTGAGCAAGTCTGCGATGTCGCCAGGCTGTGCATCCATTAAGAAGTAGGTTACAGTCTGGAACATCAGCAGGGTTATGAACATCTGTAAAAGACGTTTACCTAAAAATTTCCACATATTTTTATTGTCTCCTTCAAATTTTTGCGTACTCTGCACTCCGCACCCCTCACCGATGCGAAGCGGAGTGCGGAACACGCAAACCAAAGGATAATTCCTGAATTATTTGTGCTTGCGCAAATCCAAACCTGCGCAGCAAGAAGTTCACAAAAAAGGGTGTGCATAGAGGGTGCTACCCCAATGCACACCCTTTTTTGTGTTTCTCCCACTATCAGCGAGAGCAATGATTTCAGTTTTTTTATTTTGGGAGAAGCTTTGATTTAGGAGCGGGCGGAAATCCGCCCGCTCCCGTAATCTCTTACATCCAAAAACTACTTGGAGAGCATAACTTGAGCGTCAGTCTGCATACCAGTCTGGAACTCAATGCCACCAAGGGATTCGGTGTAGGGGAACACCACGCGCTCGTTGGCGAGATCGTGGGTCTGCTTGTAGAACAAGTTGATGTAAGGGCGTTCGTCAGCCAGAACTACCTGCATCTGGTAAACAAGTTCCTGGGCGCGGGCGAGGTCGCCAGTGCTCATGAATTCTTCTACCAAGGCATCATACGTATCGCTCTTAAGACACGGCGTGTTGTAGTTGCCGGTGTCGGCAGTACATTGGCTGCTGTGCCAGAAATCGAAGAAGTAGCTGGGGAAGGCCACGTTGCCGAGGCTCCAGCCGAGGATATACATATCGTAGTTCGCTTCAACGAACACGGGGCCGAGGATGGTGTTGAAACCGGTCAGTTCAGACTGAACGGGCATACCCAGCTCGCGAGCCCACTCGGAGATCCACTGGTTGAAGGTTGCGCGCAGGGGATCGTAAGCGGGGCCAGGGCCGAGGATAGTCAGTTCGGGAACTTCTTGTCCATCGGGGCCTGTGACGCCAACACCAGGATCAACATCTTCGGTATCAGCATTGTAGGCGGGGGCAGTTTCCCAAGACCAACCAGCATCGGTAAGAACCTGAACGGCCAAGTTGACGCGTTCTTCGCGGGTCATACCAACGTAAGGAGTCTCAACATCGGGGTTGTACCAGAAACCATTTCCAGGAGGCATGGCCGAGTACATGGGGAAGACAACGCCACCAAGTACGCTGTTGACAACAAATTCTTTGTCAATCACGATATCCATAGCCTGGCGGAACGCGTAATCCGACATGGGGAATTTGTTCATGTTGAAGGCAATGTAGTACATGCCATAGTCGGCGTTGGTGTAGGTTTTAATACCTTCACCGCGTTCAGCCTGTTCGCGCAAACCGCGGGAGAGGCCGAGGGGGTTGATTACGTAGTCAACTTCGCCATTGGCCAGAGCCAGGAAAGCAGCATCCTGAGAACCGTAGATGGAGAAGATAATGTTGGGGCTGTAAGGGCCAGAAGTGTAGCGCAAAGTTTCTTCGCCTTCGGCGGCGCCGTAGAGCATCATTTCGGTGCCATCGGGCATGACTAACATCCAGGTGCCATCTTCGTACTCAACGATTTCGGCGCCCTTGAAGTAGTAGCCTTCATTGGCAGTGCGCTGCACGAACGCGCCAGCTTCCCATTTGTCGGTGGTATAACCACCAGCGGAGGGAGCGTCAGTCGCATCGGCTTCGTACAAGGTGGTGCGAGCATTGGTATATGCTTCATCATAGGTAGCATAGGCGGCACAAGCATCAGCATCGGCGCCTTCGGCTTCGCAGTCTTCGGGGCGCTCAACTTCAGGAGCAACTATGCCATCAATGAAGGCATAAGCTTCAGCAACACCAGCAGCCCAGTAGTGTTCGGGCAGAATCGGAGCCAAAGCAATACCAGCCTGCCAAGTACCCAGGGAGGGGGCTTCGGCAAAGGTGTACACAACAGTATATTCGTCAGCCGCTTCGGCGGTAACGTCAACACCATTGGGTGAACACTGGTTGGGCCAGTTCTGGGTCAATTTGAGGTCTTTACAAGCGTTGTGGGTGAAGACCACGTCATCAGCGGTGAGGGCTTCGCCATCGCTCCAAGTTGATGCAACCATCTCAACGGTGATCGTCCAGGTGCCATCGCCATTGTCCACAGCTTCGGGAACTGCCTTAGCCAGGGAGGGGATGAAATCGAAACGAACATCGGAGAGGCCGAACAGAGCAGGAGCCTGACCAGCAAGCACGTACTGAGTCCAAACCGAACTGCCTGGTCCAAGGTAGTTCCAGTAGTTCAACGAAACAGGCTCTTCGAAGATAGCAATGCGATAAGCATCACAGCATTCGCCGCCAGCGGGAACTTCTTCCATTGCCGGGGCTTCGGCTTCAACTTCGACGACCACGGTTTCAACAATGGTCTCGCCTTCTTTTTCAACGATCACAGTTTCAATGACTGTGACAGTCTCGGGAGCGCAGGCCGCCAATGCGAGGCTGGCGATCACTAGGATACCGAGAACTAAATAGAATTTTTTAGACATTTTCCTTACTCCTCCATTTGGATTAGGTAAATGGGTTTGATTTTTTTCGTACAGGTGTGTGTTCAGATTACAGTCTCAATCTTGGCAGGCACCACCTCCTTATGGGTTACACTATGCAGTAAATTTCTAGAACTTCAGGATCTACTGTGAGAAATCTCATATTTAGGGGTACGCAGCAGACAAAACCCGCTGCATACCCCTAAATACGGACACCCACTATTCAATTCCTAAAGAGCCAAAATTTCTCGGGCGCTATGCTGCGATTGTGTCGTTTTTGTGGTACAGCGCCCACTTACTAGCCAAGCGATTATAACATAACTAAAACTTGCCTAATAGCCATAAGCAACGCCAAAAAATGG
The window above is part of the Chloroflexota bacterium genome. Proteins encoded here:
- a CDS encoding ABC transporter permease, giving the protein MWKFLGKRLLQMFITLLMFQTVTYFLMDAQPGDIADLLTMNPDIPPAERDRIRQDLGLDRPPVERFFKYVGNFYRGDMGVSFSQFPRPVTEIIFERLPRTLVLFLTASVISFWAGYVSGKVLAWKRGGALEYSSTLVGVILYTVFTPWFALMMIWLFAVYLDWLPPGKFLDPIIWLDAPEGLHANNVFLRMIWSALIASGVLVAGLVFTARLSTQLRRLGRWISFIVPMIGLFVYWRFVAVGFNSYAWDILQHLVLPVLTVTLIAYGGTMLLMRTSMLETLREDYILTARAKGLSEKVVRDKHAARNALLPVWTGLVFSIGGSVSGGIITETVFSWPGLGLTLLTAAQVEDIPLAMGALTITGLLTLVSHLVADVGYAFLDPRIRYN
- a CDS encoding ABC transporter permease, which encodes MSTLSSSAEIIYVPLWRVRLRLFWRSVKTNWATFTENPIGLLGLGLIIFFGLFALAHPILMNTAWERKVYDPVNGFDIEIPFHPSPPSAKHLLGTDPMGRDVLSQLMFSTRFEFALGMISALVTVLIATTIGAVSAYYGGVIDVILMRVVDLVIMVPFLPILIVMSALMHVGMLELALVIGILSGFGGTAIVIKSQALTVKVKPYIEAARISGGGDFHIIFTHMVPNLLPIALLYMMFVVTSAIFSEAVLSFFGLTEIDMSWGLMINTTQVFGYLMRFDTWYLLIPASLAITLLCAAFYLVGRALDEVVNPRLRER
- a CDS encoding ABC transporter substrate-binding protein → MSKKFYLVLGILVIASLALAACAPETVTVIETVIVEKEGETIVETVVVEVEAEAPAMEEVPAGGECCDAYRIAIFEEPVSLNYWNYLGPGSSVWTQYVLAGQAPALFGLSDVRFDFIPSLAKAVPEAVDNGDGTWTITVEMVASTWSDGEALTADDVVFTHNACKDLKLTQNWPNQCSPNGVDVTAEAADEYTVVYTFAEAPSLGTWQAGIALAPILPEHYWAAGVAEAYAFIDGIVAPEVERPEDCEAEGADADACAAYATYDEAYTNARTTLYEADATDAPSAGGYTTDKWEAGAFVQRTANEGYYFKGAEIVEYEDGTWMLVMPDGTEMMLYGAAEGEETLRYTSGPYSPNIIFSIYGSQDAAFLALANGEVDYVINPLGLSRGLREQAERGEGIKTYTNADYGMYYIAFNMNKFPMSDYAFRQAMDIVIDKEFVVNSVLGGVVFPMYSAMPPGNGFWYNPDVETPYVGMTREERVNLAVQVLTDAGWSWETAPAYNADTEDVDPGVGVTGPDGQEVPELTILGPGPAYDPLRATFNQWISEWARELGMPVQSELTGFNTILGPVFVEANYDMYILGWSLGNVAFPSYFFDFWHSSQCTADTGNYNTPCLKSDTYDALVEEFMSTGDLARAQELVYQMQVVLADERPYINLFYKQTHDLANERVVFPYTESLGGIEFQTGMQTDAQVMLSK